In Amycolatopsis sp. EV170708-02-1, the following are encoded in one genomic region:
- a CDS encoding arylamine N-acetyltransferase: MDVAAYLDRLGLDRPAAADVAALRTLQERHLAVVPFENLSIHLGEPIVLDTEALFGKIVRRRRGGFCYELNGLFAALLGELGFDVTLQAAKVFRPDGTLGPPFDHAVVRVELDEPCLADVGFGRFSRFPLRLSATEAQADPDGEFLVLDAPHGDIDVLMDGKPQYRIERRPRALDEFVPTAFWQATSPDSHFTQGPTCSLPTKHGRVTLAGDKLIVTTHGIREETRLSGDQEILNAYRKEFGIALDRVP; the protein is encoded by the coding sequence ATGGACGTCGCCGCATACCTCGACCGACTCGGGCTCGACCGCCCCGCCGCCGCGGACGTCGCCGCGCTGCGGACACTGCAGGAACGCCACCTCGCGGTGGTGCCGTTCGAGAATCTGAGCATCCACCTCGGCGAACCGATCGTCCTGGACACCGAGGCGCTGTTCGGCAAGATCGTGCGGCGGCGCCGTGGCGGCTTCTGTTACGAGCTGAACGGGCTCTTCGCCGCGTTGCTGGGAGAGCTGGGCTTCGACGTCACCCTGCAGGCGGCGAAGGTCTTCCGGCCGGACGGCACCCTCGGGCCGCCGTTCGACCACGCCGTCGTCCGCGTCGAGCTGGACGAGCCGTGCCTGGCCGATGTCGGCTTCGGCCGGTTCAGCCGGTTCCCGCTGCGGCTGTCCGCCACCGAGGCGCAGGCCGACCCGGACGGCGAGTTCCTGGTGCTCGACGCGCCCCACGGCGACATCGACGTCCTCATGGACGGCAAACCCCAGTACCGGATCGAGCGGCGGCCGCGGGCGCTGGACGAGTTCGTCCCGACGGCGTTCTGGCAGGCGACCTCCCCGGACTCGCATTTCACGCAGGGGCCGACCTGCTCGCTGCCGACGAAACACGGCCGCGTCACGCTCGCGGGTGACAAGCTGATCGTCACCACCCACGGCATCCGCGAGGAGACCAGGCTTTCGGGTGATCAGGAGATCCTGAACGCCTATCGGAAGGAGTTCGGGATCGCACTCGACCGGGTGCCTTGA
- a CDS encoding superoxide dismutase — MARYVLPDLDYDYGALAPHISGEINELHHSKHHATYVKGANDTLDKIAEAREAGNFGDIVGLQTTLAFHLAGHANHVVWWKILSPEGGDKPTGELASAIDEAFGSFDKFKAQFTAVATTIQGNGWAALSWDPIGKTLITQQLRDHHNNLVLPTTPILLVDVWEHAFYLDYKNVKPDYVKALWNIFNWAEISKRFDNAVAGGNGLLLG, encoded by the coding sequence ATGGCCCGCTACGTGCTCCCCGATCTCGACTACGACTACGGCGCCCTGGCGCCGCACATCTCCGGCGAGATCAACGAGCTGCACCACAGCAAGCACCACGCGACCTACGTCAAGGGCGCGAACGACACGCTCGACAAGATCGCCGAGGCCCGCGAGGCCGGCAACTTCGGTGACATCGTCGGCCTGCAGACCACGCTGGCGTTCCACCTCGCCGGGCACGCCAACCACGTCGTGTGGTGGAAGATCCTCTCCCCGGAAGGCGGCGACAAGCCGACCGGCGAGCTGGCCTCCGCGATCGACGAGGCGTTCGGCTCCTTCGACAAGTTCAAGGCGCAGTTCACCGCGGTCGCCACCACGATCCAGGGCAACGGCTGGGCCGCGCTCTCCTGGGACCCGATCGGCAAGACGCTGATCACCCAGCAGCTGCGCGACCACCACAACAACCTGGTCCTCCCGACCACGCCGATCCTGCTGGTCGACGTCTGGGAGCACGCGTTCTACCTGGACTACAAGAACGTGAAGCCGGACTACGTCAAGGCGCTCTGGAACATCTTCAACTGGGCCGAGATCTCCAAGCGGTTCGACAACGCCGTCGCCGGTGGCAACGGCCTGCTGCTCGGCTGA
- a CDS encoding serine hydrolase, with the protein MFRIAATAALLTIATVLTAPTAQAATTPASAAGVFDEILPRSLAEHHIPGAAVVVVEGGKTVFSAGYGVSSVDTQAKVDPARTGFLINSVGKSIAATAAMQLVEQGKLALDADVNTYLKSFKIPETFHGRPVTLSSLLTHTAGFEDRVYRMFTPRDEKLPALAEHLATEMPTRIRPPGEVALYSNYGYALAGHLVELASGQSYSDYVRRHIFEPAGMKDSSVAQPTPDVPLATGYRWDGSAQVVPPANFGPEPPAGDGNVATPADMGRYLSANLVPGVFGRPLLDQLHGARFRNDPRLPAMGFGFSERYLNGLRLVEKTGDSPGFFSVLELVPEKNTGVYLAFNGGAFSGDAAAVTAEVLKAFVDRLQPATPVPAPVTLAGDVSRFEGSYGNTRLDYDSFTKVRALAGGVTVTADGDGALTTSGLGEGTRRWTQTEPGLFADAAGERIAFREAGGEVLLFAGDDPNSSYERVSWLGSPSTHLLILGIALLLLLGALVWWPIRAFVRRGRERNPSGARFATVAAWSAALSVLLFTAGFALLMSDLSAAAVALTSGHSPLLSVTLLLPNAVLLLTGAAVVCAVLAWVRGWWNTPPGSPTRWFPSPCSPSSG; encoded by the coding sequence ATGTTCCGAATCGCGGCCACCGCCGCCCTGCTGACCATCGCGACGGTCCTGACCGCGCCCACCGCCCAAGCGGCGACGACTCCCGCGTCCGCGGCCGGCGTCTTCGACGAGATCCTTCCGCGAAGCCTTGCCGAGCACCACATCCCCGGCGCCGCCGTAGTGGTCGTCGAAGGCGGGAAGACCGTGTTCTCGGCGGGCTACGGAGTGTCCTCAGTGGACACTCAAGCCAAAGTGGACCCCGCGCGCACCGGGTTCCTGATCAACTCCGTCGGCAAGTCGATCGCCGCGACCGCCGCGATGCAGCTGGTCGAGCAGGGCAAGCTCGCACTGGACGCCGACGTCAACACATACCTGAAATCGTTCAAGATCCCCGAAACCTTCCATGGCCGGCCGGTCACCCTGTCCTCCCTGCTGACCCACACCGCCGGTTTCGAAGACCGCGTGTACCGGATGTTCACGCCACGGGACGAGAAGCTGCCCGCGCTCGCGGAGCACCTCGCGACCGAGATGCCCACCCGGATCCGCCCGCCCGGCGAGGTCGCCCTCTACTCGAACTACGGCTACGCGCTGGCCGGGCATCTGGTGGAACTCGCCTCTGGACAGTCCTATTCGGACTATGTGCGGCGACACATCTTCGAACCGGCGGGTATGAAGGACAGCAGCGTCGCCCAGCCCACCCCCGATGTCCCGCTGGCGACCGGGTACCGCTGGGACGGCTCCGCGCAGGTCGTCCCGCCCGCCAATTTCGGCCCCGAACCGCCCGCCGGTGACGGGAACGTCGCCACCCCGGCCGACATGGGCCGCTACCTGTCCGCGAACCTCGTCCCCGGCGTGTTCGGCCGCCCGTTGCTCGACCAGCTGCACGGCGCGCGGTTCCGCAACGACCCGCGGCTGCCCGCGATGGGGTTCGGCTTCTCCGAGCGGTACCTGAACGGCCTGCGCCTGGTGGAGAAGACCGGTGACTCGCCGGGTTTCTTCAGCGTGCTGGAACTCGTGCCGGAGAAGAACACCGGCGTGTACCTGGCGTTCAACGGTGGCGCGTTCTCCGGCGACGCCGCCGCGGTGACCGCCGAGGTGCTGAAGGCCTTCGTCGACCGGCTACAGCCCGCCACTCCCGTTCCCGCGCCCGTGACGCTCGCGGGCGACGTCTCGAGGTTCGAAGGCAGCTACGGCAACACCCGTCTGGACTACGACAGCTTCACGAAGGTCCGTGCGCTCGCGGGCGGCGTCACGGTGACCGCGGACGGCGACGGCGCGTTGACGACCTCCGGTCTCGGCGAGGGGACGCGGCGCTGGACGCAGACCGAACCCGGCCTGTTCGCCGACGCCGCCGGTGAGCGGATCGCGTTCCGCGAGGCAGGCGGGGAGGTCCTGCTCTTCGCGGGCGACGACCCGAACTCCTCCTACGAACGCGTGTCGTGGCTCGGCTCGCCTTCCACGCATCTGCTGATCCTCGGTATCGCGCTGCTGCTCCTGCTGGGCGCGCTGGTGTGGTGGCCGATCCGCGCGTTCGTCCGGCGCGGCCGGGAGCGGAACCCTTCGGGCGCCCGGTTCGCGACCGTCGCCGCCTGGTCCGCGGCGCTGTCGGTGCTGCTGTTCACGGCCGGTTTCGCCCTGCTCATGAGCGATCTGAGCGCCGCCGCCGTGGCGTTGACGTCCGGGCACTCCCCGTTGCTGAGCGTCACCTTGCTCCTGCCGAACGCCGTCCTGCTCCTGACCGGTGCCGCCGTCGTCTGCGCGGTGCTCGCCTGGGTCCGCGGCTGGTGGAACACCCCGCCAGGATCACCTACACGGTGGTTTCCGTCGCCCTGCTCGCCTTCCTCGGGGTAA
- a CDS encoding hemin ABC transporter substrate-binding protein yields MLSRGSLPTVALLLAIVVTGCSAPPLAATKAAETGADLRPLSQVKPLAEPKNHAGPTTARLARADITGDKPVVQRLPATITDHQGTQVTVADTSRILAFDMSGTLAATVFGLGLGGNVVGRDVSTGFPSARNLPLVTVNGHRLNAEAILALRPTVVITDTTLGPWDVVLQLRASGVPVVVVDAKRSMENVGDIVRQVAAALGVPEAGESLATRLAADVEAKKAEIAKLAPADPGRKLRVVFLYMRGQAGVYHLFGKGSGADSLIGALDAVDVATEAGIEGMRPVNPEALAKARPDVILMMTKGLESVGGVDGALQVPGVAQTPAGWHRRIVDMEDSQILSFGPLTAGVLDALARALYAPGDAG; encoded by the coding sequence ATGTTGTCAAGGGGGTCGCTGCCCACGGTCGCTCTGCTCCTGGCCATCGTTGTCACCGGATGTTCGGCACCGCCGCTGGCGGCCACGAAAGCCGCCGAGACCGGCGCGGACCTCCGCCCGCTTTCGCAGGTCAAGCCGTTGGCGGAGCCCAAGAATCACGCCGGACCGACCACCGCGCGGCTCGCGCGGGCCGACATCACGGGCGACAAACCGGTGGTCCAGCGCCTCCCGGCGACCATCACCGATCACCAAGGCACCCAGGTCACCGTCGCCGACACCAGCCGGATCCTCGCCTTCGACATGTCCGGCACGCTCGCCGCGACCGTGTTCGGGCTCGGCCTCGGCGGCAACGTCGTCGGACGGGACGTCTCCACCGGCTTCCCGTCGGCCCGGAACCTTCCGCTGGTCACCGTGAACGGCCACCGGCTCAACGCCGAGGCGATCCTGGCGCTGCGGCCGACCGTGGTGATCACCGACACGACACTGGGCCCCTGGGACGTGGTGCTGCAGTTGCGCGCGTCCGGCGTTCCCGTGGTCGTCGTCGACGCGAAACGCTCGATGGAGAACGTCGGAGACATCGTCCGCCAGGTCGCCGCCGCGCTCGGCGTGCCCGAAGCGGGTGAAAGCCTCGCGACCCGGCTCGCGGCCGACGTCGAGGCCAAGAAGGCGGAGATCGCGAAGCTCGCCCCCGCCGATCCGGGCCGCAAACTCCGTGTCGTCTTCCTGTACATGCGCGGACAGGCGGGGGTGTATCACCTGTTCGGCAAGGGATCGGGCGCCGATTCGCTGATCGGCGCGCTCGACGCGGTCGACGTCGCCACCGAGGCGGGGATCGAGGGTATGCGCCCCGTCAATCCGGAGGCGCTGGCCAAGGCCAGGCCCGACGTGATCCTCATGATGACCAAGGGGCTCGAATCCGTCGGCGGGGTCGACGGCGCGCTCCAGGTGCCGGGTGTGGCGCAGACACCGGCGGGGTGGCATCGCCGCATCGTCGACATGGAGGATTCGCAGATCCTGAGCTTCGGCCCGCTCACCGCCGGCGTGCTCGACGCGCTGGCACGGGCCCTCTACGCCCCCGGCGACGCCGGATGA
- a CDS encoding iron ABC transporter permease, with amino-acid sequence MNRGFRVTAVFAVLIAGVVAISLVSAGSGQYGIPLSQVFDSVLHRLGLSETRLDPFAEGALWQVRFPRVVMTLLVGGVLGVCGALMQGVFGNPLAEPAVVGVSSGAAVGASLSIVAGWTFFGAFTTPALGFAGGLVTTLLVYALSRSRGRSEVVTLILTGVAVNAVAMAIISFLMFAADQAAREQIVFWQLGSLAGSRWPYVVTVLPLVAVGVVVSLVLARKLDLLALGERQARHLGVDVEKLRLGAVVVVALMAAAAVSYSGIIGFVGLIVPHGLRMLLGPGHRVLIPASLFGGALLLAAADLGARTLFTYADLPIGMLTALVGGPFFFWLLLRTRRRSGGWA; translated from the coding sequence ATGAACCGCGGTTTCCGGGTGACGGCGGTCTTCGCCGTGCTCATCGCCGGTGTCGTGGCGATCTCCCTCGTCTCCGCGGGCAGCGGGCAATACGGCATTCCGCTCTCGCAGGTTTTCGATTCGGTGCTGCACCGGCTCGGGCTCTCGGAAACGCGGCTGGACCCGTTCGCCGAGGGCGCGCTATGGCAGGTCCGGTTCCCGCGTGTGGTGATGACCCTGCTGGTCGGCGGGGTCCTCGGCGTCTGCGGCGCGCTGATGCAGGGTGTGTTCGGCAACCCGCTCGCCGAGCCGGCCGTGGTCGGCGTCTCGTCCGGTGCGGCCGTCGGCGCGAGTCTGTCCATTGTGGCCGGTTGGACGTTCTTCGGTGCCTTCACCACACCGGCGCTGGGTTTCGCGGGCGGGCTCGTCACCACCCTGCTGGTCTACGCGCTTTCGCGGTCGCGCGGGCGCTCCGAGGTGGTCACGCTGATCCTGACCGGCGTCGCGGTCAACGCGGTCGCGATGGCGATCATCTCGTTCCTGATGTTCGCCGCCGATCAGGCCGCCCGCGAGCAGATCGTGTTCTGGCAGCTGGGTTCCCTCGCCGGTTCGCGCTGGCCGTACGTGGTGACCGTGCTGCCGCTGGTCGCGGTCGGCGTCGTCGTTTCCCTCGTGCTGGCCCGGAAGCTCGACCTTCTCGCGCTCGGGGAACGGCAGGCCAGGCATCTCGGCGTGGACGTCGAGAAGCTGCGGCTCGGCGCGGTGGTGGTCGTCGCGCTGATGGCGGCCGCGGCCGTTTCGTATTCGGGGATCATCGGGTTCGTCGGCCTGATCGTGCCGCACGGGCTGCGCATGCTGCTCGGCCCAGGACATCGCGTGCTGATCCCGGCGAGCCTCTTCGGCGGCGCGTTGCTGCTCGCCGCGGCGGATCTCGGCGCCAGGACCCTGTTCACCTACGCCGATCTCCCGATCGGCATGCTGACCGCGCTCGTCGGCGGGCCGTTCTTCTTCTGGCTGCTGCTGCGCACCCGGCGTCGTTCGGGAGGCTGGGCATGA
- a CDS encoding heme ABC transporter ATP-binding protein: protein MNGAELDHVSYTVDGKTLLREVSLQVRPGEVLVVVGPNGAGKSTTLGLLAGDLRPDSGRVLVAGAELGTWSGIELARRRAVLLQQNTVTFPFTVAEVVRMGRTPWRGTEAEDFDDTEVEAALKATGMTEFAERRFTTLSGGEQARAALSRVLAQRTGILLLDEPTAALDLRHSEEILTLATARAEAGDAVLVVLHDLGLAAAYADRVAVLSEGRLAAEGAPAEVLTESLLSEVYRHPVEVLVHPRTGKPIVLPHRAAEERR, encoded by the coding sequence ATGAATGGTGCCGAACTCGACCACGTTTCCTATACGGTCGACGGAAAGACGCTGCTTCGCGAAGTATCGCTGCAGGTGCGCCCTGGTGAGGTCCTCGTGGTCGTCGGACCGAACGGCGCGGGCAAGTCGACCACGCTCGGTCTGCTCGCCGGAGACCTTCGCCCGGATTCGGGACGGGTCCTCGTCGCCGGAGCCGAACTCGGTACCTGGAGCGGGATCGAACTCGCGCGACGGCGCGCCGTCCTGCTCCAGCAGAACACCGTGACCTTCCCGTTCACCGTCGCCGAGGTCGTGCGGATGGGGCGGACCCCTTGGCGGGGAACGGAAGCCGAGGACTTCGACGACACCGAGGTCGAAGCCGCGCTGAAGGCGACCGGCATGACCGAATTCGCCGAGCGCCGGTTCACCACGCTGTCCGGTGGCGAGCAGGCACGGGCCGCGCTCTCGCGGGTGCTCGCCCAGCGGACGGGAATCCTGCTGCTCGACGAACCCACCGCGGCGCTGGATCTCCGGCACAGCGAGGAAATCCTGACGCTCGCGACCGCGCGGGCCGAAGCGGGGGACGCGGTGCTCGTCGTCCTGCACGACCTCGGGCTCGCCGCCGCGTACGCGGACCGTGTCGCGGTGCTGTCCGAGGGGCGGCTCGCCGCCGAGGGCGCGCCCGCCGAAGTGTTGACGGAGTCGTTGCTCAGCGAGGTCTACCGGCATCCCGTGGAGGTCTTAGTCCATCCCCGCACCGGGAAACCGATCGTCCTGCCCCACCGAGCGGCCGAGGAGCGCCGATGA
- a CDS encoding HtaA domain-containing protein, whose translation MSLRRWGAVLAGAALVAGVAVTPALAADPVTPKVTVTPSAGLDPAGAKIVVKGTGFDPAANDGKGFGLRVGPAKADVRDRAGKDFQVSRLIKKGAVGSQIPVDDNGNWEYSVTVKAEYVASGTTYSAKTQPFSVFVFGWDTPVLTWDSTTPLKFTEAGDAATGLAWGLRHSWRNYITRGGGTVTPSNGATLDAAAPNVEPYPYKWKYGSSTVDSGKGTVSYTGQVTYTFEAHTIWDFTIADLRITFGGDGTGTLTAKIGYAFYGTKTAPEKVRAPSDVVLADLKLKAPAQAGDNVAVDIESAKLTAAGAAAFADFYKAGEALDTGRLVFPGKSGPAPTSSTVPSSSAPAPTTTTSAACVLTPDSVKQGNLLWGFKQSFRRYVGTGSGTSITASDGVEITDIDKIEGTGPPSGAYRWGFESAQYKSATEFTTQFRGKVTFAYPSHSFELSIGRPKVVVAQGKGKLYADVELKTTSGAPSPPISQPGVELASLDLAAAKTTEGTGR comes from the coding sequence GTGTCCTTGCGAAGATGGGGCGCCGTGCTGGCGGGCGCCGCGCTGGTGGCGGGAGTCGCCGTCACCCCGGCGCTCGCCGCCGACCCGGTCACGCCCAAGGTGACCGTGACCCCGAGCGCCGGACTCGACCCGGCGGGCGCGAAGATCGTCGTCAAGGGCACCGGCTTCGATCCGGCGGCCAACGACGGCAAGGGCTTCGGCCTCCGCGTGGGCCCGGCGAAGGCCGACGTCCGCGACCGGGCCGGTAAGGACTTCCAGGTCAGCCGTCTGATCAAGAAGGGCGCCGTCGGCAGCCAGATCCCGGTGGACGACAACGGGAACTGGGAGTATTCGGTCACCGTCAAGGCCGAGTACGTCGCGAGCGGGACGACCTACAGCGCGAAGACGCAGCCGTTCAGCGTCTTCGTCTTCGGCTGGGACACCCCGGTGCTCACCTGGGACAGCACGACCCCGTTGAAGTTCACCGAAGCCGGCGACGCCGCGACCGGTCTCGCCTGGGGGCTGCGGCATTCCTGGCGGAACTACATCACCCGGGGCGGCGGCACCGTGACGCCGTCGAACGGGGCGACGCTGGACGCCGCGGCGCCGAATGTCGAGCCGTACCCGTACAAATGGAAGTACGGATCGTCCACAGTAGACTCAGGCAAGGGCACGGTCTCCTACACCGGCCAGGTCACGTACACCTTCGAGGCGCATACGATCTGGGACTTCACCATCGCCGACCTGCGGATCACCTTCGGCGGCGACGGCACCGGGACGCTCACCGCGAAGATCGGCTATGCCTTCTACGGGACCAAAACCGCGCCCGAGAAGGTGCGGGCGCCGTCCGACGTCGTGCTGGCGGACCTCAAGCTGAAGGCTCCGGCGCAGGCGGGGGACAACGTCGCCGTCGACATCGAGTCGGCGAAACTGACCGCCGCGGGCGCCGCCGCGTTCGCCGACTTCTACAAGGCGGGCGAGGCCCTCGACACCGGGCGGCTCGTCTTCCCCGGCAAGAGCGGGCCAGCTCCCACGTCGAGCACGGTTCCTTCGAGTTCGGCTCCGGCCCCGACGACGACGACCTCCGCGGCGTGCGTGCTCACCCCGGACTCGGTGAAGCAGGGAAACCTGTTGTGGGGCTTCAAACAGAGCTTCCGCCGCTATGTCGGGACCGGATCGGGCACGTCGATCACCGCCTCGGACGGTGTCGAGATCACCGACATCGACAAGATCGAAGGAACGGGGCCGCCGAGCGGTGCGTACCGGTGGGGTTTCGAAAGCGCTCAGTACAAGTCGGCGACCGAGTTCACGACGCAGTTCCGGGGCAAGGTGACCTTCGCCTACCCGAGCCATTCCTTCGAGTTGTCGATCGGACGGCCGAAGGTGGTCGTGGCGCAGGGGAAGGGCAAGCTCTACGCCGATGTGGAACTGAAGACGACCAGCGGGGCGCCGTCACCGCCGATCAGCCAGCCGGGTGTCGAGCTCGCTTCGCTGGACCTCGCAGCGGCGAAGACGACCGAAGGGACGGGGCGCTGA
- a CDS encoding heme oxygenase (biliverdin-producing) gives MPVTTDVESGPFSAALRASTLPAHERANHSEYMNALLGGELTRDGYTRLAIQYYFIYQAIEQAADRLAKDPVAGKFVFEELRRLPSLERDLEHLVGPDWRETIRPLPSTERYARRVAEASDWSGGFVAHHYTRYLGDIAGGQVIRRLLERKYQLDEAGSLFYHFDQLGSAPKFRDNYREQLNAAPWTEDERARLIEEAIVAFECNIAVFDELASELDEYRAA, from the coding sequence ATGCCGGTGACCACCGACGTCGAATCCGGGCCGTTCTCCGCGGCCCTGCGCGCCTCCACCCTGCCCGCCCACGAGCGGGCCAACCACTCCGAGTACATGAACGCGCTGCTCGGCGGCGAGCTCACGCGCGACGGGTACACGCGGCTGGCGATCCAGTACTACTTCATCTACCAGGCCATCGAGCAGGCCGCCGACAGGCTGGCGAAGGACCCGGTGGCGGGCAAGTTCGTCTTCGAGGAGCTGCGTCGGCTGCCCAGCCTCGAACGCGACCTCGAACACCTCGTCGGCCCGGACTGGCGCGAGACCATCCGGCCGCTGCCGTCGACGGAGCGCTACGCGCGGCGCGTGGCCGAGGCGTCGGACTGGTCCGGCGGGTTCGTCGCCCACCACTACACGCGCTACCTCGGCGACATCGCCGGCGGGCAGGTCATCCGGCGGCTGCTGGAGCGCAAGTACCAGCTCGACGAAGCGGGTTCGCTGTTCTACCACTTCGACCAGCTGGGCAGCGCGCCCAAGTTCCGGGACAACTACCGCGAACAGCTGAACGCGGCACCGTGGACCGAGGACGAACGCGCGCGGCTGATCGAGGAGGCGATCGTGGCCTTCGAGTGCAACATCGCGGTGTTCGACGAGCTGGCGAGCGAGCTGGACGAGTACCGGGCCGCCTGA
- a CDS encoding TetR/AcrR family transcriptional regulator, with protein MPKIIGRSLEEHRREVRSRVFEVLRGQLYERGFDAITLAGVAAEAGLGRTAMYNHFPDKESLLVAFVEDEATRYVERLTAAVATADTPVEKLSTFVRLQLRVLAEYHLPPGTALASALAPAAYRRISAHADPITGQLREILAAGVPDEDPDVLIPMITAALGSRQVVDVPPERLDDAIEGAVRFVLRAVGMTETRKLG; from the coding sequence GTGCCCAAGATCATCGGCCGTTCGCTGGAGGAGCACCGGCGCGAGGTCCGCAGCAGGGTGTTCGAAGTCCTGCGCGGCCAGCTGTACGAGCGCGGGTTCGACGCGATCACGCTCGCGGGTGTCGCCGCCGAAGCGGGCCTCGGCCGGACGGCGATGTACAACCACTTCCCCGACAAGGAAAGCCTGCTGGTGGCCTTCGTCGAGGACGAGGCGACGCGGTACGTCGAACGGCTGACGGCGGCCGTCGCCACCGCCGACACCCCGGTCGAGAAGCTTTCGACGTTCGTCCGGCTCCAGCTGCGGGTGCTGGCCGAGTACCACCTGCCGCCGGGGACGGCGCTCGCGTCGGCGCTGGCGCCGGCCGCGTACCGGCGGATCAGCGCGCACGCCGACCCCATCACCGGCCAGCTGCGCGAGATCCTCGCCGCGGGCGTACCGGACGAGGATCCCGACGTCCTGATCCCGATGATCACCGCCGCGCTGGGCAGCCGTCAGGTCGTCGACGTGCCACCCGAACGGCTGGACGACGCGATCGAAGGAGCCGTCCGCTTCGTGCTCAGAGCGGTCGGGATGACGGAAACCCGTAAATTAGGGTAG
- a CDS encoding glutamate-cysteine ligase family protein, protein MGKNLSADPSEPQDRGRYRRKVQRCLDTLARMLTDGSFSFPRKNIGLEVELNLVDAELRPSMTNTTVLEALNDPSFTTELGQHNLELNVPPRPLAGESALQLEDDLNAYLGAASRTAEESGASLAMIGILPTLRHEHFDQKWLTNNARYSLLNDRIFAARGERTVLSMEGAPLPGRQPERLRSYSESILPEAACTSVQLHLQVAPEEFAAHWNAAQALAGVQVAVGANSPFLLGKALWHETRIPLFLQATDTRPEELKNQGVRPRVWFGERWITSIFDLFEENVRYFPGLLPETDREDPIEALDSGQAPKLTELRMHNGTVWRWNRPVYDVVDGLPHLRVENRVLPAGPTVVDMVANAAFFYGAQRALAEADRPVWTQMSFQAAEENMYAGARRGFDAQLYWPGIGWIPPDELVLRILLPLAHEGLRRSDVSDEARERYLGIIEQRCLTRRTGAAWQREYVLRAEERGAERETALNRMLGRYLELSATETPVHTWSLEA, encoded by the coding sequence ATGGGTAAGAATCTTTCGGCGGACCCCTCCGAGCCGCAGGATCGCGGCCGCTATCGCCGAAAGGTCCAGCGTTGCCTCGACACCTTGGCCCGCATGCTCACCGACGGAAGTTTTTCCTTCCCACGCAAGAACATCGGCCTCGAGGTCGAGCTGAACCTCGTCGACGCGGAGCTGCGCCCGTCGATGACGAACACCACGGTGCTCGAAGCGCTGAACGATCCGTCGTTCACCACCGAGCTCGGCCAGCACAACCTGGAGCTCAACGTGCCGCCTCGGCCACTGGCCGGCGAATCCGCGCTGCAGCTGGAGGACGACCTCAACGCGTATCTGGGCGCCGCTTCACGCACGGCCGAGGAATCCGGCGCCTCACTGGCGATGATCGGCATCCTCCCGACGCTGCGGCACGAGCACTTCGACCAGAAGTGGCTCACCAACAACGCTCGTTATTCGTTGCTCAATGACCGGATCTTCGCCGCGCGCGGCGAGCGCACCGTGCTCTCGATGGAGGGCGCGCCGCTGCCGGGAAGGCAGCCGGAGCGGCTGCGCAGCTACTCCGAATCGATCCTCCCCGAGGCCGCGTGCACCTCTGTCCAGCTGCATCTGCAGGTCGCGCCGGAGGAGTTCGCGGCGCATTGGAACGCGGCACAGGCGCTGGCGGGCGTCCAGGTCGCCGTCGGCGCGAATTCGCCGTTCCTGCTCGGCAAGGCACTGTGGCACGAGACCCGGATCCCGCTGTTCCTGCAGGCCACGGACACGCGCCCCGAAGAATTGAAGAACCAGGGCGTGCGGCCGAGGGTGTGGTTCGGCGAGCGGTGGATCACGTCGATCTTCGACCTGTTCGAGGAGAACGTCCGGTACTTCCCCGGTCTCCTGCCCGAGACCGACCGGGAGGATCCGATCGAGGCGCTCGATTCCGGGCAGGCGCCGAAACTCACCGAGCTGCGGATGCACAACGGCACCGTCTGGCGCTGGAACCGGCCGGTGTACGACGTGGTCGACGGCCTGCCGCATCTGCGGGTGGAGAACCGCGTGCTGCCCGCGGGCCCGACCGTCGTCGACATGGTCGCGAACGCCGCCTTCTTCTACGGCGCGCAGCGGGCGCTCGCCGAGGCTGACCGTCCAGTGTGGACACAGATGTCGTTCCAGGCGGCCGAGGAGAACATGTACGCGGGCGCGCGCCGGGGTTTCGACGCGCAGCTGTACTGGCCGGGGATCGGCTGGATCCCGCCGGACGAGCTGGTGCTGCGGATCCTGCTGCCGCTCGCGCACGAGGGACTGCGCCGGTCGGACGTTTCGGACGAGGCCAGAGAGCGCTATCTGGGCATCATCGAGCAGCGGTGTCTCACCAGGCGGACCGGCGCGGCGTGGCAGCGGGAGTACGTCCTGCGCGCGGAGGAGCGCGGCGCCGAACGGGAGACCGCGCTGAACCGGATGCTGGGCCGGTACCTGGAGCTGTCCGCCACGGAGACACCGGTGCACACCTGGTCGCTGGAGGCCTAG